From Pseudomonas sp. StFLB209, a single genomic window includes:
- a CDS encoding class II fumarate hydratase: MSRTETDSLGPIEVPQDAYWGAQTQRSLINFAIGQQRMPLQVVHALTLIKKAAARVNNRNGDLPADIARLIEQAADEILDAQLNDQFPLVVWQTGSGTQSNMNVNEVIAGRANELAGQGRGGKSPVHPNDHVNRSQSSNDCFPTAMHIAVAQAVQNQLLPAVAELAEGLTEQSRRHSQLVKTGRTHMMDATPITFGQELSGFVAQLDYSVKAIRATLPAVYELAQGGTAVGTGLNAPKGFAEAVAAELAALSGLPFVTAPNKFAALAGHEPLAALSGALKTLATSLMKIANDLRLLGSGPRGGLAEVRLPANEPGSSIMPGKVNPTQCEALSMLACQVMGNDVTIGFAASQGHLQLNVYKPVIIHNLLESIELLADGCRNFNEHCVAGMEPDTAKMAEHLERGLMLVTALNPHIGYDKAAQIAKKAYTEGLTLRQAALDLGYLSDEQFDAWVRPQNMLEAGSHG; the protein is encoded by the coding sequence GTGAGCCGTACCGAAACCGATAGCCTTGGTCCGATTGAAGTCCCGCAAGATGCCTACTGGGGAGCGCAAACCCAGCGCTCGCTGATCAACTTCGCCATCGGCCAGCAGCGCATGCCGCTGCAAGTGGTGCATGCCTTGACGCTGATCAAGAAAGCCGCCGCGCGGGTCAACAATCGCAATGGCGACCTGCCCGCCGATATCGCCCGGCTGATCGAGCAGGCGGCTGACGAAATCCTCGACGCCCAGCTCAATGACCAGTTTCCGCTGGTGGTCTGGCAAACCGGCAGTGGCACGCAGAGCAACATGAACGTCAACGAAGTGATCGCCGGACGCGCCAACGAGCTGGCCGGCCAGGGTCGCGGCGGCAAGTCGCCGGTGCACCCCAACGATCACGTCAATCGCTCGCAAAGCTCCAACGACTGCTTCCCCACGGCCATGCACATCGCGGTCGCCCAAGCGGTTCAAAATCAACTGCTGCCGGCTGTCGCAGAACTGGCTGAAGGCCTGACCGAGCAGTCCAGACGGCATAGCCAACTGGTCAAGACCGGCCGTACCCACATGATGGACGCCACGCCGATCACCTTCGGTCAGGAACTGTCCGGTTTCGTGGCCCAGCTTGATTACTCGGTCAAAGCCATTCGCGCCACCCTGCCAGCAGTGTACGAGCTGGCCCAGGGCGGCACGGCGGTAGGGACCGGCCTCAATGCCCCGAAAGGCTTTGCCGAAGCGGTGGCGGCCGAACTGGCAGCGCTGTCGGGTTTACCATTCGTCACCGCGCCAAACAAATTCGCCGCCCTGGCCGGTCACGAACCATTGGCCGCCTTGTCCGGCGCCCTGAAGACCCTGGCCACCAGCCTGATGAAAATCGCCAACGACTTGCGCCTGCTCGGCTCCGGCCCGCGCGGCGGGCTGGCCGAAGTGCGCCTGCCGGCCAACGAACCGGGCAGCTCGATCATGCCCGGCAAGGTCAACCCGACCCAGTGCGAGGCCTTGTCAATGCTTGCCTGCCAGGTCATGGGTAACGATGTGACCATCGGTTTTGCCGCCAGTCAGGGGCATTTACAGCTCAATGTGTACAAGCCGGTGATCATCCATAACCTGCTCGAATCCATCGAACTGCTGGCAGACGGCTGCCGAAACTTTAATGAGCACTGTGTGGCTGGCATGGAGCCAGACACCGCGAAGATGGCTGAGCATCTGGAGCGCGGACTGATGCTGGTCACCGCACTCAATCCGCATATCGGTTATGACAAAGCCGCACAGATCGCCAAGAAGGCCTACACCGAAGGGCTTACCCTGCGCCAGGCAGCTCTGGACCTGGGCTACCTGAGCGACGAGCAGTTCGACGCCTGGGTACGCCCGCAAAACATGCTTGAGGCGGGTAGCCATGGCTGA
- the trhO gene encoding oxygen-dependent tRNA uridine(34) hydroxylase TrhO, which translates to MTAPIVVAALYKFVTLDNYLELREPLLNAMLANGVKGTLLIAEEGINGTVSATREGIDGLLAWLRSDPRLVDIDHKESYCDEQPFYRTKVKLKKEIVTLGVPGVDPNKAVGTYVEPQDWNALISDPEVLLIDTRNDYEVSIGTFEGAIDPKTTTFREFPDYIKANFDPKVHKKVAMFCTGGIRCEKASSYMLGEGFEEVYHLKGGILKYLEEVPQEQTLWRGDCFVFDNRVTVRHDLSEGDYDQCHACRNPVSVEDRASEHYVPGISCPHCWNTLSEKTRRSAIDRQKQIELAKARNQPHPIGYNYRQASETEA; encoded by the coding sequence ATGACCGCGCCGATCGTCGTGGCTGCGCTATACAAGTTCGTCACCCTCGACAATTACCTTGAGCTGCGTGAGCCGCTGCTCAATGCCATGCTCGCCAACGGCGTCAAAGGCACCCTGCTGATTGCCGAGGAAGGTATCAACGGCACCGTGTCTGCAACCCGCGAGGGGATCGACGGTTTGCTGGCCTGGCTGCGCAGTGACCCGCGGCTGGTGGACATCGACCACAAGGAATCCTACTGCGACGAACAGCCGTTCTATCGCACCAAGGTCAAGCTCAAGAAAGAGATCGTGACCCTGGGCGTGCCAGGCGTCGACCCCAACAAGGCGGTCGGGACTTATGTCGAGCCGCAGGACTGGAACGCGCTGATCAGCGACCCTGAAGTGCTGTTGATCGATACGCGCAACGACTATGAAGTGTCGATCGGCACCTTTGAAGGCGCGATCGATCCGAAAACCACCACCTTCCGCGAGTTTCCCGACTACATCAAGGCCAACTTCGACCCGAAGGTGCACAAGAAGGTCGCCATGTTCTGCACCGGCGGCATCCGCTGCGAAAAGGCCTCCAGCTACATGCTCGGTGAAGGCTTCGAAGAGGTCTATCACCTCAAGGGCGGGATTCTCAAGTACCTCGAAGAGGTGCCGCAGGAGCAGACCCTGTGGCGCGGCGACTGCTTTGTGTTCGACAACCGCGTAACGGTACGTCACGACTTGTCTGAAGGCGACTACGATCAATGTCATGCCTGTCGTAATCCGGTCAGTGTCGAGGACCGTGCCAGCGAGCATTACGTGCCGGGTATCAGTTGCCCGCATTGCTGGAATACCCTGAGCGAAAAGACCCGCCGCAGCGCCATCGACCGGCAGAAGCAGATCGAGCTGGCCAAGGCGCGTAATCAGCCACACCCGATCGGCTACAACTATCGCCAAGCATCGGAAACGGAGGCCTGA
- a CDS encoding BolA family protein has translation MSMQQRIETALADLQPLHLQVLNESHMHSRGQETHYKAILVCESFQGLNAVKRHQKVYATLGGLMQEFHALALHTYTPQEWAANSDVPASPTCAGGHA, from the coding sequence ATGAGCATGCAGCAACGTATCGAAACGGCCCTGGCCGACCTGCAACCTCTGCACCTGCAAGTGCTGAATGAAAGCCATATGCACAGCCGGGGCCAGGAGACGCACTACAAGGCGATCCTGGTCTGCGAGTCATTTCAGGGGCTCAATGCTGTCAAGCGTCATCAAAAGGTCTATGCCACTCTCGGCGGCCTGATGCAAGAGTTTCACGCGCTGGCGCTGCACACTTACACCCCGCAAGAGTGGGCGGCAAACAGCGATGTACCGGCGTCGCCGACCTGCGCAGGCGGTCACGCCTGA
- a CDS encoding DsbA family protein translates to MSARLVYVMDPLCSWCWGFAPVAEALVRQAQDSGVQLHLVMGGLRANDAPLDPSTRRYILDHWQSVQQTTGQPFLFDAALPEGFVYDTTPVCRAVVTARQLDPQAAWRLVGLIQAAFYAAGRDVTQGSLLAELAEQAGLDRLQFAELFDSAELKSATAADFAWVQGLGIAGFPTLLAERNGQLALLTNGYQPVDALAPLLARWLERAASA, encoded by the coding sequence ATGTCCGCTCGTCTGGTGTATGTGATGGACCCGCTTTGTTCATGGTGCTGGGGCTTCGCTCCGGTCGCCGAGGCTCTGGTGCGCCAGGCACAGGACAGCGGTGTGCAACTGCACCTGGTGATGGGCGGACTGCGCGCCAACGATGCGCCGCTGGACCCTTCCACCCGGCGCTACATCCTTGATCACTGGCAGTCGGTGCAGCAGACCACCGGCCAGCCGTTTCTGTTCGACGCGGCTTTGCCTGAAGGTTTTGTCTATGACACCACCCCGGTGTGCCGGGCGGTGGTCACCGCACGACAGCTCGACCCGCAGGCGGCCTGGCGATTGGTGGGCCTGATTCAGGCAGCGTTTTATGCCGCAGGCCGCGACGTGACTCAAGGTTCACTGTTGGCCGAGCTGGCCGAGCAGGCGGGGCTGGATCGCCTGCAGTTTGCCGAGCTGTTCGACAGCGCCGAACTCAAAAGCGCCACGGCGGCGGATTTTGCCTGGGTTCAGGGGCTGGGGATTGCCGGCTTTCCGACTTTGCTGGCCGAACGTAACGGCCAACTGGCGTTGCTGACCAACGGCTACCAGCCCGTGGACGCCCTGGCGCCATTGCTGGCCCGCT
- a CDS encoding MFS transporter has translation MTSAWRTSGWIMVGSALILALSLGTRHGFGLFLAPMSSDFGWGREVFAFAIALQNLCWGLAQPFAGALADRYGSGKVVFVGGVLYAIGLAMMSMADSPWSLSLSAGILIGIGLSGTSFSILLSLVGRSLPAEKRSMGMGIASAAGSFGQFAMLPGTLGLIGGLGWSGALLVLSVLVALILPLAAMLKEQRPVEAQGPQQTLAEALREACSHSGFWLLALGFFVCGFQVVFIGLHLPAYLVDQHLPVQVGTTVLALVGLFNIFGTYTAGWLGGRRSKPRLLSALYLLRGVAIVIFLWVPLSETSAYLFGVVMGLLWLSTVPLTNGTVAVMFGVRNLSMLAGIVFLFHQLGSFMGGWLGGVVYDRTGSYDLVWQIAVLLSVLAAALNWPVRERPVARLQVAV, from the coding sequence ATGACATCAGCCTGGCGAACCAGCGGCTGGATCATGGTGGGCAGTGCGCTGATCCTGGCGTTATCACTGGGAACGCGGCATGGCTTCGGGCTGTTTCTTGCGCCCATGAGCAGTGACTTCGGCTGGGGCCGCGAAGTGTTTGCCTTCGCCATTGCCCTGCAGAACCTGTGCTGGGGGCTGGCGCAACCGTTCGCCGGTGCGCTGGCTGACCGTTATGGTTCCGGCAAGGTGGTGTTCGTAGGGGGCGTGCTGTATGCCATCGGCCTGGCGATGATGAGCATGGCCGATTCGCCCTGGAGCTTGTCGTTGAGTGCCGGGATTCTGATCGGCATCGGTTTGTCCGGGACCTCGTTCTCGATTTTGCTTAGCCTGGTGGGGCGCTCGTTGCCTGCGGAAAAACGCAGCATGGGCATGGGGATTGCCAGTGCGGCGGGCTCGTTTGGTCAGTTCGCGATGCTGCCAGGCACCCTGGGGCTGATTGGCGGCCTGGGCTGGTCCGGTGCTTTGTTGGTGCTCAGCGTGCTGGTGGCGCTGATCCTGCCGCTGGCCGCGATGCTCAAGGAGCAGCGCCCGGTGGAGGCGCAGGGGCCGCAGCAGACGCTGGCTGAGGCGCTGCGCGAAGCCTGCAGCCATTCCGGCTTCTGGCTGCTGGCGCTGGGCTTTTTCGTCTGTGGCTTTCAAGTGGTCTTCATCGGCTTGCACCTGCCGGCTTATCTGGTGGATCAGCACTTGCCGGTGCAGGTCGGCACCACGGTGCTGGCGCTGGTGGGGCTGTTCAATATCTTCGGTACTTACACCGCCGGCTGGCTGGGCGGGCGGAGGTCCAAACCGCGGCTGCTCAGCGCGCTGTATCTGCTGCGCGGCGTGGCGATCGTGATATTTCTCTGGGTGCCGCTCAGTGAGACCTCGGCCTACCTGTTTGGCGTGGTGATGGGGCTGTTGTGGCTGTCGACTGTGCCGTTGACCAATGGCACGGTGGCGGTGATGTTCGGTGTGCGTAACCTGTCGATGCTCGCCGGTATCGTGTTCCTGTTCCATCAGTTGGGCTCGTTCATGGGCGGCTGGCTGGGCGGGGTGGTCTATGACCGTACCGGCAGTTACGATCTGGTCTGGCAAATCGCAGTGTTGCTCAGCGTGCTGGCGGCGGCCCTGAACTGGCCGGTGCGTGAGCGTCCGGTGGCTCGTTTGCAGGTGGCAGTGTGA
- a CDS encoding glutathione peroxidase, whose protein sequence is MTARWISLPLLLLALGSTAQAADCPAVLKEQGELPALRGKQTIDLCQRFAGKPLVVVNTASFCGFTSQFKGLEALNQQYKAQGLEVLGVPSNDFKQESGDGEETAKVCYVNYGVTFTMTEPQPVRGSDAIALFRNLAEQSDGAAPRWNFNKYVVDRQGKVVAHFGSTTKPDDPQLIAAIEKAIASKP, encoded by the coding sequence ATGACTGCGCGCTGGATTTCACTGCCACTTCTATTGCTGGCCTTGGGCAGTACCGCCCAGGCCGCCGATTGCCCCGCCGTGCTCAAGGAACAGGGCGAGTTGCCCGCGTTGCGCGGCAAACAAACCATTGACCTGTGCCAGCGTTTTGCCGGTAAACCGCTGGTGGTGGTCAATACGGCCAGCTTCTGTGGCTTTACCTCGCAGTTCAAGGGCCTGGAGGCGTTGAATCAGCAGTACAAGGCTCAAGGCCTTGAGGTGCTGGGCGTGCCGTCCAATGATTTCAAGCAGGAGTCCGGGGACGGTGAAGAAACGGCCAAGGTCTGCTACGTCAATTACGGCGTGACCTTCACCATGACCGAGCCGCAACCGGTACGCGGCAGCGATGCCATTGCGTTGTTTCGTAATCTTGCCGAACAAAGCGATGGCGCCGCACCGCGCTGGAACTTCAACAAGTATGTGGTGGATCGTCAGGGCAAGGTCGTCGCCCACTTCGGCAGCACCACCAAGCCGGATGATCCGCAGTTGATTGCGGCCATCGAGAAGGCGATTGCTTCAAAGCCTTGA
- a CDS encoding OmpP1/FadL family transporter has protein sequence MKKAMLKTTLGLTACLASSHLLASGFALNEQSISGMGTSFAGRASAAEDASTVAGNPAGMSRLKREQVNLGAAAIFAKTDIDNGQGTFGGSNDGDMVPVVAVPMGYYVKPLSEQWTFGLGMYAPFGLKTDYESGFAGRYWGSKSEVQVVTLQPTISYAFNDRVSIGFGPTINRIEGELASAAVNAATPGRNDGKVTIKGDDVAVGFNIGVLVQATDDTSIGLAYRSKVDYKLKGKTKIEGPGFSVFNGQKYDASLKLETPESAELSITHQLDDQWTLYAGSTWTRWSRLQSIDVNNSGVPAQLGGATGPIGRISEVQEWKNTWYHAIGAAYKLNNQWTLRTGLAMDQSPVSNSHRSPRIPTGDRKIFSLGAGYSPTEDITIDFAYLYLREEEAKLRDASATKGAYNADFRNSAHTIGTSLTYKF, from the coding sequence ATGAAAAAAGCAATGCTCAAGACCACACTCGGATTGACTGCCTGTCTCGCCTCCTCCCATCTGCTGGCTTCCGGTTTCGCCCTCAACGAACAAAGCATCAGTGGCATGGGCACCTCCTTCGCCGGTCGTGCATCGGCAGCTGAAGACGCCAGCACAGTGGCTGGCAACCCTGCCGGTATGTCACGCCTCAAGCGTGAACAGGTCAACCTCGGTGCCGCTGCAATTTTTGCCAAGACTGACATCGACAATGGCCAGGGCACCTTCGGCGGCAGCAATGATGGCGACATGGTCCCTGTGGTCGCGGTACCCATGGGTTACTACGTCAAGCCACTCAGCGAACAATGGACCTTCGGCCTGGGCATGTATGCACCATTTGGCCTGAAGACCGACTACGAAAGCGGCTTCGCCGGCCGTTACTGGGGCTCCAAGAGCGAAGTTCAGGTCGTGACGCTGCAGCCGACCATCAGCTACGCCTTCAACGACCGGGTCTCGATCGGTTTCGGGCCGACAATCAACCGTATTGAAGGCGAGCTGGCTTCGGCAGCCGTCAACGCCGCCACACCTGGCCGCAACGACGGCAAGGTCACCATCAAGGGTGATGACGTCGCGGTAGGCTTCAACATCGGTGTGCTGGTCCAGGCCACCGACGACACAAGCATCGGCCTGGCTTACCGTTCCAAGGTCGACTACAAGCTCAAGGGCAAGACCAAGATCGAAGGCCCGGGCTTCAGTGTGTTCAACGGCCAGAAATACGACGCCTCGCTGAAACTGGAAACCCCGGAGTCTGCCGAACTGTCCATCACCCACCAACTGGATGACCAGTGGACACTCTACGCAGGCAGCACCTGGACCCGCTGGAGCCGTCTGCAATCGATCGACGTGAACAACAGCGGCGTGCCGGCCCAGCTCGGCGGCGCAACAGGCCCGATCGGGCGCATTTCGGAAGTCCAGGAGTGGAAAAACACCTGGTACCACGCCATTGGTGCAGCCTACAAACTGAACAACCAGTGGACCCTGCGCACCGGCCTTGCCATGGACCAGTCGCCAGTCAGCAACTCGCATCGTTCGCCACGCATCCCGACTGGCGATCGCAAGATCTTCAGCCTTGGCGCCGGTTACAGCCCGACCGAAGACATCACCATCGACTTCGCTTACCTGTACCTGCGTGAAGAAGAAGCCAAGCTGCGCGATGCCAGCGCAACCAAAGGCGCCTACAACGCTGACTTCCGCAACAGCGCACACACCATCGGTACTTCGCTGACCTACAAGTTCTGA
- a CDS encoding PA1414 family protein, with product MNNKLQEWLHDLGVALGLIERPKLQPIPVRSDDERRQRRR from the coding sequence ATGAACAACAAATTGCAGGAATGGCTTCATGATCTCGGCGTTGCCCTGGGCCTGATAGAACGGCCCAAATTGCAGCCGATCCCCGTGCGTAGCGACGACGAGCGCCGCCAGCGCCGTCGATAA
- the rmuC gene encoding DNA recombination protein RmuC gives MLEERLSTAQLAQDGLTVQLEASRDEVSDLSEANAARQADLAALRREVQLLRQECDDRRDAAEGWNVERTGKESELRRLEARCAALQAELTEQQEGHQQRLNDLQDSRNELRAQFAELAGKIFDEREQRFAQTSQEQLGQLLNPLKERIQSFEKRVEESYQNEARERFSLGKELERLQQLNLRLSDEATNLTQALKGQKTQGNWGELILERVLEHAGLEKGREYQTQVSLKGPEGERFQPDVLIMLPGDKQVVVDAKVSLTAYQQYVSAPDEVLGQAALKQHVLSLRNHVKGLSGKDYKRLEGLHSLDFVLLFVPIEAAFAAALQAEPNLFQEAFDRHIVIVSPTTLLATLRVIDSLWKQERQSQNAREIAERAGWLYDKFVLFIQDLDEVGNRLQQLDKAYAAARNKLTEGRGNLVSRSEQLRLLGARASKSLPADLLERAMTDEDGTLHLPE, from the coding sequence TTGCTCGAAGAGCGCCTGAGCACCGCGCAGCTGGCGCAGGACGGGCTGACCGTGCAGCTTGAAGCCAGCCGTGACGAAGTCAGCGACCTGAGCGAGGCCAACGCCGCCCGCCAGGCCGATCTGGCGGCATTGCGCCGTGAGGTCCAGTTGCTGCGTCAGGAGTGCGATGACCGCCGCGACGCCGCTGAGGGCTGGAATGTCGAGCGCACTGGCAAAGAAAGCGAGTTACGGCGCCTGGAAGCCCGCTGCGCGGCGTTGCAGGCCGAGTTGACCGAGCAGCAGGAAGGCCACCAGCAACGCCTCAATGATTTGCAGGATTCACGCAATGAACTGCGGGCGCAATTCGCCGAACTGGCCGGCAAGATTTTCGACGAGCGCGAGCAGCGCTTTGCCCAGACCAGCCAGGAGCAGCTCGGCCAGTTGCTCAACCCGCTCAAGGAGCGCATTCAATCGTTCGAAAAGCGCGTGGAGGAAAGCTACCAGAACGAAGCGCGCGAGCGCTTCTCGCTAGGTAAGGAGCTGGAGCGCCTGCAACAGCTCAATCTGCGCCTGAGCGATGAAGCCACCAACCTGACCCAGGCCCTCAAGGGTCAGAAGACCCAAGGCAACTGGGGAGAATTGATCCTGGAGCGGGTGCTGGAGCACGCTGGGCTGGAAAAGGGCCGTGAGTACCAGACCCAGGTCAGCCTCAAGGGGCCTGAGGGTGAACGCTTTCAGCCTGACGTGCTGATCATGCTGCCGGGTGACAAGCAGGTGGTGGTCGATGCCAAGGTCAGCCTCACCGCTTATCAACAGTATGTCAGTGCTCCTGACGAGGTGCTGGGCCAGGCAGCACTGAAACAGCATGTGCTGTCGCTGCGCAATCACGTCAAGGGTTTGTCCGGCAAGGACTATAAACGTCTGGAAGGCCTGCACAGTCTGGATTTCGTGCTGCTGTTCGTGCCGATCGAAGCGGCTTTTGCCGCGGCCCTTCAGGCCGAGCCAAATCTGTTTCAGGAAGCGTTTGACCGCCACATCGTGATTGTCAGCCCGACTACCTTGCTGGCCACCCTGAGGGTGATCGACAGCCTGTGGAAGCAGGAGCGGCAGAGCCAGAATGCCCGGGAAATCGCCGAGCGGGCCGGCTGGCTTTACGACAAGTTTGTCTTGTTCATTCAGGACCTCGATGAAGTCGGCAATCGCTTGCAACAATTGGATAAGGCTTATGCGGCCGCACGCAATAAACTCACTGAAGGGCGTGGCAATCTGGTCAGCCGTAGTGAACAGCTGCGTCTACTGGGGGCACGGGCCAGCAAGAGTCTTCCGGCCGACCTGCTGGAGCGGGCAATGACCGACGAAGACGGCACGCTGCACTTGCCTGAGTAG
- a CDS encoding DUF2059 domain-containing protein encodes MIRLRVMFTVLALACASGQVLADTASQNASAETLLKLTNADKLTTPIYGQVQQLFAQRFAEAKAPASKKALLETYQAKANAALDQAVGWNKLKPELVKIYTSNFTEAELKELVNFYQSPVGKKVLSKMPELSQQSVQLTQTRLESAGPVVNKLLADMSAELEPAKAAPAKKP; translated from the coding sequence ATGATCCGTCTTCGCGTCATGTTCACCGTGCTGGCTCTGGCGTGTGCCAGCGGTCAGGTTCTTGCCGACACGGCCAGCCAGAATGCCAGCGCCGAGACGCTTCTGAAGCTGACCAACGCTGACAAACTCACCACGCCGATCTACGGGCAGGTTCAGCAGTTGTTTGCCCAGCGCTTCGCCGAGGCCAAGGCGCCGGCTTCGAAGAAAGCCCTGCTGGAGACCTATCAGGCCAAGGCCAACGCAGCGCTGGACCAGGCGGTTGGCTGGAACAAGCTCAAACCTGAGCTGGTGAAGATCTACACCAGCAACTTCACTGAGGCCGAGCTCAAAGAACTGGTGAATTTCTATCAGTCACCGGTCGGCAAAAAGGTGCTGAGCAAAATGCCTGAGCTGTCGCAGCAGTCAGTGCAACTGACCCAGACTCGTCTGGAAAGCGCAGGTCCTGTGGTCAACAAGCTGCTCGCCGACATGAGTGCCGAGCTTGAGCCGGCCAAGGCCGCACCTGCGAAAAAACCTTGA
- a CDS encoding tRNA-uridine aminocarboxypropyltransferase translates to MSRQRCERCLRPLSHCLCALIPSLDSRTRVLVLQHPSEVGHALNTARLATLGLRNAQLLVGEVFDDLPQLLHQPGYQARLLFPGAQAEVVAPVPADGLPTLLVVPDGTWRKARKLLHLNPALAALPRLSLAQVTASRYRLRKAPGPEALSTLESIVQALQVLEAPTGFDALLKPFDALIDGQIAAMGDEVYRRNHG, encoded by the coding sequence ATGTCCCGCCAGCGTTGTGAGCGTTGCCTGCGCCCGCTCAGCCACTGCCTGTGTGCGCTGATTCCGAGTCTTGATAGTCGTACCCGGGTGTTGGTGCTGCAGCATCCCAGCGAGGTGGGGCACGCCCTCAATACTGCGCGTCTGGCGACTCTGGGGCTGCGCAATGCGCAGTTGCTGGTGGGTGAAGTGTTCGATGACCTGCCGCAATTGCTCCATCAGCCCGGTTATCAGGCGCGCTTGCTGTTTCCGGGGGCGCAGGCTGAGGTGGTTGCACCGGTGCCTGCTGATGGCTTGCCGACCTTGTTGGTGGTCCCTGACGGCACCTGGCGCAAAGCGCGTAAGCTGCTGCATCTGAACCCGGCGCTGGCAGCGTTGCCCCGGCTAAGTCTGGCGCAGGTAACGGCTTCTCGCTATCGGCTGCGCAAAGCGCCTGGTCCCGAGGCGCTGTCGACCCTGGAGTCGATCGTCCAGGCACTGCAAGTGCTGGAGGCGCCCACAGGCTTTGATGCCTTGCTAAAGCCTTTTGATGCGTTGATCGACGGGCAGATTGCGGCCATGGGTGATGAGGTTTATCGGCGTAACCATGGGTGA
- a CDS encoding DMT family transporter, producing MHVSSGRWLLGLGLALLTALLWGILPVKLKQVLQVMDPVTVTWYRLLVSGLLLFIWLKASRGLPSFKPLGKTGKGLVVMAVLGLVGNYVLYLVGLKLLSPGTTQLLIQTGPIMLLIASIFVFKERFTLGQGMGLLIMLAGFVLFFNERLAELFSSLGSYTVGVLVILLASLVWTFYGLSQKQLLTVWDSRQVMMVIYLFCALLITPWAHPLQVLQLDTVQGLLLFACCLNTLVAYGAFAEALVHWEASRISATLALTPLITLACVAVAAWLWPDHVQGEQLNLLGYGGAVLVVTGSAFTALVPSLMAGWRARNARLSNGKLHG from the coding sequence ATGCACGTATCTTCCGGCCGTTGGCTATTGGGCCTCGGTCTGGCGCTGTTGACCGCGCTGCTCTGGGGCATCCTGCCTGTCAAACTCAAACAGGTTCTGCAGGTCATGGACCCGGTCACGGTGACCTGGTACCGCTTGCTCGTTTCCGGGCTGTTGCTGTTCATCTGGCTCAAGGCGAGCAGGGGCCTGCCGAGCTTCAAACCGCTGGGCAAGACCGGCAAGGGGCTGGTGGTCATGGCGGTATTGGGGCTGGTGGGCAACTATGTGCTGTATCTGGTGGGGTTGAAGCTGCTCAGCCCGGGTACTACGCAACTGTTGATCCAGACCGGGCCGATCATGTTGCTGATCGCCAGTATCTTCGTGTTCAAGGAGCGTTTCACACTGGGGCAGGGCATGGGGCTGCTAATCATGCTGGCCGGCTTTGTGCTGTTCTTCAACGAGCGGTTGGCCGAACTGTTCAGCTCACTGGGCAGCTACACCGTCGGTGTGCTGGTGATATTGCTGGCGTCATTGGTCTGGACCTTCTATGGCCTTAGCCAGAAGCAATTGCTCACGGTCTGGGACTCACGCCAGGTGATGATGGTCATCTACCTGTTCTGCGCCTTGCTGATCACGCCGTGGGCGCACCCACTGCAAGTGCTGCAGCTCGATACCGTGCAGGGTTTGCTGCTGTTCGCCTGCTGTCTCAACACCCTGGTGGCCTACGGCGCGTTTGCCGAAGCGCTGGTGCATTGGGAAGCTTCAAGGATCAGCGCGACTCTGGCGCTGACGCCGCTGATTACGCTGGCGTGCGTCGCGGTAGCGGCCTGGCTGTGGCCCGACCATGTGCAGGGCGAGCAGCTTAATCTGTTGGGGTATGGGGGCGCGGTGCTGGTGGTGACCGGTTCGGCGTTTACCGCCCTGGTGCCGTCGCTGATGGCCGGTTGGCGGGCCCGCAATGCTCGTTTGTCGAACGGCAAGCTTCATGGCTAA
- a CDS encoding NAD(P)H-dependent oxidoreductase, translated as MAEARSGATPLEGNGKRILMIYGTPKAGGLCHALGDAYALGARGEGHVVRSLKLGEMAFDPILRGGYEQGQPLEADLLDAQRLIHWAEHLVLVYPVWWSGLPALLSGFFDRVLIPGFAFRLHGRKDPDNQLLKGRSAELLVSLDTPPRYFRWIFGRWIFGAPPHRQITRTILGSCGIRTTRLTEFAPVRSASEAQRQQWVRQAEQLGRG; from the coding sequence ATGGCTGAGGCCCGTAGCGGCGCCACTCCGCTTGAAGGCAATGGCAAGCGAATCCTGATGATCTATGGCACCCCCAAGGCTGGCGGATTGTGCCATGCCCTGGGCGATGCCTATGCCCTGGGCGCGCGCGGTGAGGGCCATGTCGTGCGCAGCCTGAAGCTGGGCGAAATGGCATTCGATCCGATCCTGCGTGGCGGCTATGAGCAGGGTCAGCCACTGGAGGCCGATTTGCTCGATGCCCAGCGGCTGATTCATTGGGCCGAACATCTGGTGCTGGTCTATCCGGTCTGGTGGAGCGGTCTGCCAGCACTGCTGAGTGGTTTCTTTGATCGGGTACTGATCCCGGGCTTCGCCTTCAGGCTCCACGGACGCAAAGACCCGGACAATCAACTGCTCAAGGGCCGCAGCGCAGAACTGCTGGTGAGCCTGGACACGCCACCGCGCTACTTTCGCTGGATCTTCGGCCGCTGGATTTTCGGCGCCCCGCCCCACCGGCAGATCACGCGCACGATTCTGGGTTCTTGCGGGATCAGGACCACTCGCCTGACCGAGTTTGCCCCGGTGCGCAGCGCCAGCGAGGCACAGCGCCAGCAATGGGTGCGCCAGGCAGAGCAGTTGGGCCGAGGTTAA